Proteins from a single region of Fundulus heteroclitus isolate FHET01 chromosome 12, MU-UCD_Fhet_4.1, whole genome shotgun sequence:
- the si:ch73-195i19.3 gene encoding beta-1,3-galactosyltransferase 2 codes for MRKRTRLLCASALLLLFSAFFLPGTVRHSAEPSPLPADEYRLVSPLTYRYLLNQAGACRDRSPFLVLLVPVAPHQAEARQAVRSTWGAPSRDTLTLFFSGVAQGALLSPLQRLLEKESQQHADIIQLDFLDSYQNLTIKTVMMMQWLAAHCPNASYAMKVDSDIFVNVFHLVQRLRSSPRAGFITGSLIRDGRPRRDPSSKWFLSEALYHEDSFPPYVSGAGYVFSTDLAARISRASRFVRVIPLEDVYVGLCLRVLGVRPAYSLSLPLFRNLFEVRRLEYDRCTFARLIIVNGFKPSELLAVWRDFSTGRADC; via the coding sequence ATGCGCAAGCGGACGAGGCTCCTCTGCGCCTccgctctgctgctgctcttctccgCCTTCTTCCTTCCGGGCACAGTCAGACACAGCGCCGAGCCGAGCCCCCTTCCCGCGGACGAGTACCGCCTCGTCTCCCCGCTCACCTACCGCTACCTCCTCAACCAGGCGGGGGCGTGCCGGGACAGAAGCCCCTTCCTGGTCCTGCTGGTTCCCGTCGCCCCTCACCAGGCGGAGGCCAGGCAGGCCGTGAGGAGCACCTGGGGGGCTCCAAGCAGGGACACTCTGACCCTGTTCTTCTCGGGTGTTGCACAGGGGGCGCTGTTGTCGCCCCTTCAGAGACTCCTGGAGAAGGAAAGTCAGCAGCACGCAGACATCATCCAGCTGGACTTTCTGGATTCTTACCAGAACCTGACGATAAAGACCGTGATGATGATGCAGTGGCTGGCTGCCCACTGCCCCAACGCCTCCTATGCCATGAAGGTGGACTCTGACATCTTTGTCAACGTGTTCCACCTCGTCCAACGCCTCAGGAGCTCCCCCAGGGCGGGCTTCATCACCGGGTCGCTGATCCGGGACGGCCGGCCCAGGAGGGACCCCAGCAGCAAGTGGTTTCTCTCCGAGGCGCTGTACCACGAAGACAGCTTCCCGCCCTACGTGTCTGGAGCCGGCTACGTGTTCTCCACCGACCTGGCGGCCCGGATCTCGCGGGCGTCCAGGTTTGTGCGGGTCATCCCCCTGGAGGACGTCTACGTGGGCCTGTGTCTGCGCGTGCTGGGCGTCCGGCCGGCGTACTCCCTCAGCCTGCCGCTCTTCCGGAACCTGTTCGAGGTGCGGAGGCTGGAGTACGACAGGTGCACCTTCGCCCGGCTCATCATCGTGAACGGGTTCAAGCCGTCGGAGCTGCTGGCCGTGTGGCGGGACTTCTCCACGGGCCGGGCGGACTGCTGA